GGTTGAAGTGCCCATGACGGCACCGGCGACAGTCGCGGTGCTGTCGGCGATCAAGGCGCGGTCGAGGCGTGGCAGCTTGCCATCTTCGCCAATCAATTTCGCCCGCAGGCCGACGGCGACCAAGGTGCCTGCGGTATCGAACAAATCAACAAACAGGAATGCGAAAATCACTGAGATCAACGCCACATCCATCGCGCCCTTCACGTCCATTTGCAGGAATGTCGGCGAGGGGTCAGGTGGCATTGCGGCGATGCCATTGAAGGTTGCGAGCCCGGTGATCCATCCAATAGCCGCGACAATCAGGATCGACAGGATCAGCGCCCCCGGCACTTTCCTGACACTCAGCACGACCGCCAGCACAAACCCAAGGGCTGCCAACAAAACCGTTGGTTGGGTCAGTTTCCCCACATCAACTAGAGTCGCCGGATGATCAACCGTCAGGCCTGCACTTTGAAATCCGATCATGCCCAGAAAAAGACCAATGCCCGCACCGATGGCGAGTTTCAACGATTTGGGGATCGAATTGATGATCCATTCCCGCACAGGAAGAATACTGAGGCCCAAGAATATCAAACCCGATAGAAAAACAGCTCCCAAGGCGACCTGCCACGTATGCCCCATGCCACCGACCACACCAAAGGTGAAAAATGCGTTCAGCCCCATGCCGGGTGCCATCGCCACAGGATAGTTGGCGTAAAGCCCCATGATCAGGGTGCCGATGGCCGCCGCCACACAGGTCGCGACAAACACAGCGTTCTGATCCATCCCCGCCTTCGCCAGGATCGATGGATTAACGAAGATGATATAGGCCATGGTCAGAAAGGTGGTGAGCCCGGCCAGCACCTCTGTCCCAACTGTGGTATCGTGTTCGCTTAAACGAAAAAATTTGTCCAGCATGCCGCCCCCCATGTCTCCACCTCGTCATCGCCCGATTTGACAAACTTGGACCAGTTTACGCCTCTTTTCAAATCAGCGAACAAATTAGGCATCTCTTTTTACTGCTCGTTAACACCAGCAAGCCTATCATCTAGGTGATTCAGCCTTGGTAGGGACTTAAGATTATGAAATCTGTGGGCATTTTTGTTCTATTTTCGGCCTTTATGCTATGCACTTTTCCGGTTCAAGCAACCGAAGACGACGGGCGATACCGTATTATAGCGCCCAGTAAAACCAAAATAATATTAATCGATTCGGCCATGGGCCGGACATGGCTAATGACCAAAGAGAATGAGTGGAAACAGATTGAATTTTTCCGCGACGGCCGCGGACCCAGAAATCAGATCACACCAGAGAAGATGTCTCCGGCAAAATCCAAGAGAAGTTGGGACGGTGGCTTTTCATCAAAACCGCTCGCCCCAGCCAAACCGACCCCTTTAAGTCCCTTGAAACCGGGGAAGACTCCCTAGGGGTTGATGTCAACCTTAGCCGGTTTTCTTAAGTTCTATAATAAACTCGCCAAATTCGCCTTTGAGTTCTTCAACATTGTCAGAAACATCTGTCAAATTACCAGCAAGATTAAGCATCAAGGACGCTTTTTCACCAACCTCCTGAGAGCCATTTGATACGCCTGAAATATTGACCGTCACTTCTTGCATGCCGCCGGAAGCTTGTTCAACGTTTCGAGCGATTTCCCGTGTTGCCGCACCCTGTTCTTCAACAGCGGCGGCTATTACCGTAGAGCCTTCACTCACTTTGTTAATGGTTTGGGTAATCTTGAGAATTGCATCAACCGCTGTTTGGGTGGCGCCTTGTATCCCCCCGACCTGAGCGCTAATATTTTCCGTCGCCTGGGCTGTTTGATTGGCTAAGTTCTTCACTTCGGATGCAACCACCGCGAACCCTTTGCCAGCATCGCCAGCACGCGCAGCCTCGATGGTCGCATTCAAGGCGAGTAAATTGGTCTGTTCTGCAATGTCTGTAATGATGGAAACGACTTCGCCAATTTTGGTTGCCCGTTCGGCGAGCCCTTTCACCTCCTCATTAACGTTTTGGGCTTCATCAGCCGCGTCTTGTGCGACTTTATTGGAGTCTACAACTTGACGGCTAATTTCAGAGATTGAGCTTGATAATTCCTCTGTCGCGGCCGCAACAGTCTGAAGATTTGCCGATGTCTCTTCGGCTGCCGCAGCAACAACAGTAGATTTAGTGGAAGTGTCTTCTGCCGTCGATGTCATCGTCTTTGCAGAAGACTGAAGGTCTGATTTTGTTGAGGTCATGGTATCAACAAGATTTGCCATATTCATTTCAAAACTGCCTGCCAGGTCAGTAAAACTTTCAACTCGATCCTGGGATGCCTGGGTTGCCGTATTGATCGCCCGGCCTGCCGTTAGAAAACTTCCCGACATGCCTTTTTCAACAATTCTGCGGTAATATTTATTACGGCTGACATAGTCCAAACACGCGGTCGATTCGCGAACATATGCATCGGTTTTGTCGATAAGTCGATTGATGGCATTCAGCAGTTGGGCCGCTTCTCCCGTTTCCGTAATATCCAAAATTCGGGCTTCGAAATCTCCCTCCGCAACTGCTTCACACACCTTCAATGCCTTTGAAATAGCGGCCTTATTTTCGCTTCCAAACATTTTTTTCTCCGTTTAATTAATTGCTCACGTGTTCAAACCAGAATAATTTTAGCCATGAAGTCATTACATGTTAGCGGCGATGAATTGGTCGT
The Rhodospirillaceae bacterium genome window above contains:
- a CDS encoding methyl-accepting chemotaxis protein gives rise to the protein MFGSENKAAISKALKVCEAVAEGDFEARILDITETGEAAQLLNAINRLIDKTDAYVRESTACLDYVSRNKYYRRIVEKGMSGSFLTAGRAINTATQASQDRVESFTDLAGSFEMNMANLVDTMTSTKSDLQSSAKTMTSTAEDTSTKSTVVAAAAEETSANLQTVAAATEELSSSISEISRQVVDSNKVAQDAADEAQNVNEEVKGLAERATKIGEVVSIITDIAEQTNLLALNATIEAARAGDAGKGFAVVASEVKNLANQTAQATENISAQVGGIQGATQTAVDAILKITQTINKVSEGSTVIAAAVEEQGAATREIARNVEQASGGMQEVTVNISGVSNGSQEVGEKASLMLNLAGNLTDVSDNVEELKGEFGEFIIELKKTG
- a CDS encoding NCS2 family permease; the encoded protein is MLDKFFRLSEHDTTVGTEVLAGLTTFLTMAYIIFVNPSILAKAGMDQNAVFVATCVAAAIGTLIMGLYANYPVAMAPGMGLNAFFTFGVVGGMGHTWQVALGAVFLSGLIFLGLSILPVREWIINSIPKSLKLAIGAGIGLFLGMIGFQSAGLTVDHPATLVDVGKLTQPTVLLAALGFVLAVVLSVRKVPGALILSILIVAAIGWITGLATFNGIAAMPPDPSPTFLQMDVKGAMDVALISVIFAFLFVDLFDTAGTLVAVGLRAKLIGEDGKLPRLDRALIADSTATVAGAVMGTSTTTSYIESIAGINAGGRTGLTAVTTGILFLAALFLAPLATSIPAFATAPALIFVACLMVQGLADLEWDDLTEVAPAVITAIAMPFTFKIADAIGMGFIAFAVIKLATGKSDQINAAVWTIAAAAVAKFIWL